One segment of Strix uralensis isolate ZFMK-TIS-50842 chromosome 11, bStrUra1, whole genome shotgun sequence DNA contains the following:
- the MNS1 gene encoding meiosis-specific nuclear structural protein 1 isoform X1: MVSGRAAAGGAEPRAAPVLRHPPPLSCRPQASVQRGAGLAAAEEERSGRRRAARLWAALERERRLEEAALRAEENKKRRDLQLEQEERLAAELARLNHEKLKDEKLRQQVRENSLELRELEKKLKSAYMNKERAAQIAEKEAIQCEKMKCECEIAQKMKEEYERVIKEESSAELRRNKEKIIYQQELEKQLEEQEKKKQDAYKEFLREKLMIDEIVRKIYEEDQMVKQLKLDKMRATQNDIEEFKKEQAIWRRRKLEEMEEENRKITEFANIQRQREEDWMAKVRDTEEKKQRLQSMMAQNLEREQQKREELEQIRQELYLEEQAETERKKEMAEIEKRIRQRLDLRRTYEEQFALKKTVQQAMREEEEAFRQQMLAKFAEDDRIEQMNAQKRRMKQLEHRRAVEKFLEDRRKQFIADKERELEERKLDERRQENIRAIVEEERQKLLKEHASKLLGYLPRGILKDEDDVNMLGQEFRLAYQKRRGNEFSEES, from the exons ATGGtgagcgggcgggcggcggcggggggagcggagccccGGGCCGCGCCTGTCCTGCGGCACCCACCGCCGCTCTCTTGTCGCCCGCAGGCATCCGTGcagcggggcgcggggctggcggcggcggaggaggagcgCAGCGGGCGGAGGCGGGCCGCCAGGCTGTGGGCCGCGCTGGAGCGCGAGCGGCGGCTGGAGGAGGCCGCGCTGCGG gcagaagagaacaaaaagcGGAGAGACCTGCAGCTGGAGCAAGAAGAAAGGCTGGCAGCTGAGCTGGCGAGGCTGAACCATGAAAAACTTAAAGACGAAAAGTTGAGGCAGCAAGTAAGAGAGAACAG tctTGAACTTCGAGAAttagaaaaaaagctaaaatccGCTTACATGAATAAAGAGCGAGCTGCACAGATCGCTGAAAAAGAAGCTATACAGTGTGAGAAAATG AAATGTGAGTGTGAAATAGCCCAAAAGATGAAAGAAGAGTATGAAAGGgtaataaaagaagaaagttcTGCAGAACTGAGGCgaaacaaggagaaaataatATATCAGCAAGAACTGGAGAAACAACTTGAGGAACAAGAGAAGAAGAAGCAGGATGCTTACAAAGAGTTTCTAAGAGAGAAACTCATGATTGATGAAATTGTAAGAAAGATCTATGAGGAAGACCAAAT GGTAAAACAACTGAAGTTAGATAAAATGAGAGCAACTCAGAACGATattgaagaatttaaaaaagaacaagctatctggaggagaaggaaactggaagagatggaagaagaaaataggaaaattacGGAGTTTGCCAACATTCAGCGACAAAGAGAGGAAGATTGGATGGCTAAAGTTCGAGacactgaggagaaaaaacaaagacttCAAAGCATG ATGGCCCAGAATCTGGAAAGAGAACAACAGAAGCGTGAAGAACTGGAACAAATCCGCCAAGAGCTGTATCTGGAAGAACAAGCggagacagaaaggaagaaggagatg GCAGAAATTGAAAAGAGAATAAGGCAACGCCTAGACTTAAGGCGAACATATGAAGAGCAATTTGCTTTAAAGAAGACAGTGCAACAAGCTATGCGAGAAGAGGAAGAAGCCTTCAGACAACAGATGTTGGCCAAGTTTGCAGAGGATGATCGCATTGAACAGATGAATGCTCAGAAACGAAGAATGAAACAGCTTGAACACAGAAGGGCTGTGGAAAAATTTCTTGAAGATCGTCGCAAACAGTTTATTGCAGATAAA GAGCGTGAACTTGAAGAAAGAAAGTTAGATGAGAGAAGACAAGAAAACATCCGTGCAATTGTTgaagaagagagacagaaactCTTGAAAGAGCATGCGTCTAAATTATTGGGTTATCTTCCTCGA
- the MNS1 gene encoding meiosis-specific nuclear structural protein 1 isoform X2, with the protein MAARRRREGEMASVQRGAGLAAAEEERSGRRRAARLWAALERERRLEEAALRAEENKKRRDLQLEQEERLAAELARLNHEKLKDEKLRQQVRENSLELRELEKKLKSAYMNKERAAQIAEKEAIQCEKMKCECEIAQKMKEEYERVIKEESSAELRRNKEKIIYQQELEKQLEEQEKKKQDAYKEFLREKLMIDEIVRKIYEEDQMVKQLKLDKMRATQNDIEEFKKEQAIWRRRKLEEMEEENRKITEFANIQRQREEDWMAKVRDTEEKKQRLQSMMAQNLEREQQKREELEQIRQELYLEEQAETERKKEMAEIEKRIRQRLDLRRTYEEQFALKKTVQQAMREEEEAFRQQMLAKFAEDDRIEQMNAQKRRMKQLEHRRAVEKFLEDRRKQFIADKERELEERKLDERRQENIRAIVEEERQKLLKEHASKLLGYLPRGILKDEDDVNMLGQEFRLAYQKRRGNEFSEES; encoded by the exons atggcagcgcggcggcggcgggagggcgagATG GCATCCGTGcagcggggcgcggggctggcggcggcggaggaggagcgCAGCGGGCGGAGGCGGGCCGCCAGGCTGTGGGCCGCGCTGGAGCGCGAGCGGCGGCTGGAGGAGGCCGCGCTGCGG gcagaagagaacaaaaagcGGAGAGACCTGCAGCTGGAGCAAGAAGAAAGGCTGGCAGCTGAGCTGGCGAGGCTGAACCATGAAAAACTTAAAGACGAAAAGTTGAGGCAGCAAGTAAGAGAGAACAG tctTGAACTTCGAGAAttagaaaaaaagctaaaatccGCTTACATGAATAAAGAGCGAGCTGCACAGATCGCTGAAAAAGAAGCTATACAGTGTGAGAAAATG AAATGTGAGTGTGAAATAGCCCAAAAGATGAAAGAAGAGTATGAAAGGgtaataaaagaagaaagttcTGCAGAACTGAGGCgaaacaaggagaaaataatATATCAGCAAGAACTGGAGAAACAACTTGAGGAACAAGAGAAGAAGAAGCAGGATGCTTACAAAGAGTTTCTAAGAGAGAAACTCATGATTGATGAAATTGTAAGAAAGATCTATGAGGAAGACCAAAT GGTAAAACAACTGAAGTTAGATAAAATGAGAGCAACTCAGAACGATattgaagaatttaaaaaagaacaagctatctggaggagaaggaaactggaagagatggaagaagaaaataggaaaattacGGAGTTTGCCAACATTCAGCGACAAAGAGAGGAAGATTGGATGGCTAAAGTTCGAGacactgaggagaaaaaacaaagacttCAAAGCATG ATGGCCCAGAATCTGGAAAGAGAACAACAGAAGCGTGAAGAACTGGAACAAATCCGCCAAGAGCTGTATCTGGAAGAACAAGCggagacagaaaggaagaaggagatg GCAGAAATTGAAAAGAGAATAAGGCAACGCCTAGACTTAAGGCGAACATATGAAGAGCAATTTGCTTTAAAGAAGACAGTGCAACAAGCTATGCGAGAAGAGGAAGAAGCCTTCAGACAACAGATGTTGGCCAAGTTTGCAGAGGATGATCGCATTGAACAGATGAATGCTCAGAAACGAAGAATGAAACAGCTTGAACACAGAAGGGCTGTGGAAAAATTTCTTGAAGATCGTCGCAAACAGTTTATTGCAGATAAA GAGCGTGAACTTGAAGAAAGAAAGTTAGATGAGAGAAGACAAGAAAACATCCGTGCAATTGTTgaagaagagagacagaaactCTTGAAAGAGCATGCGTCTAAATTATTGGGTTATCTTCCTCGA